One window from the genome of Dongia rigui encodes:
- a CDS encoding helix-turn-helix domain-containing protein, which produces MITSGEIRAARAYMGWTRQQLADRAKVALNSVTRMEMEQVDPRLDTLMAVRRTFEKHGIEFLSVVESREGIRIRQKSDRATKR; this is translated from the coding sequence ATGATCACCTCTGGCGAAATCCGGGCAGCAAGAGCCTATATGGGTTGGACTCGGCAGCAATTGGCTGATCGGGCTAAGGTGGCGCTTAACTCCGTTACCCGTATGGAGATGGAGCAGGTTGATCCCCGTTTGGATACGCTCATGGCAGTTCGGCGCACCTTCGAGAAGCATGGTATCGAATTTCTGTCGGTGGTCGAAAGCCGGGAAGGTATACGAATTCGGCAGAAATCGGACCGAGCCACGAAACGCTGA
- a CDS encoding recombinase family protein, whose amino-acid sequence MAIVGYARVSTTGQTLAVQHDMLKNAGCEKIYAEKKSGLDGKRVELAKCLDYVREGDVLLVTKLDRLARSTTDFYAILARLKDKGVGFRCLDQSGLDTTTKHGKLMVGLLALIAEFEADIRKERQLEGIAKAKERGVAFGRQRVLTDDQIAQLKARRQKGELIRDLMTSFGLSKASIYRLLGSP is encoded by the coding sequence ATGGCAATAGTTGGATATGCCCGCGTCTCGACCACCGGCCAAACGCTCGCAGTGCAGCACGATATGTTGAAGAACGCCGGCTGCGAAAAGATCTATGCCGAAAAGAAATCTGGACTCGATGGCAAGCGCGTCGAACTCGCCAAGTGCCTCGACTACGTCCGAGAAGGCGACGTGCTGCTAGTTACCAAGCTTGACCGCCTAGCCCGCTCCACAACCGACTTCTACGCCATCCTGGCCCGTCTAAAGGACAAGGGCGTGGGCTTCCGTTGCCTGGACCAGAGCGGGCTGGATACAACCACCAAGCACGGCAAGCTGATGGTAGGCCTCTTGGCTCTAATTGCCGAGTTTGAGGCAGATATCCGCAAGGAGCGCCAGTTGGAGGGCATCGCAAAGGCAAAGGAACGTGGCGTTGCCTTCGGAAGGCAGCGAGTCCTGACTGACGACCAGATTGCACAGTTAAAGGCGCGGCGACAAAAGGGAGAGTTAATTCGCGACTTAATGACCTCTTTTGGCCTCTCAAAAGCGTCGATCTATCGGCTGCTCGGCAGCCCTTAA
- a CDS encoding DUF3987 domain-containing protein: MNSRIDALDGTSPTALLLGPPSSPTVELLSALDEAQLAAFEHRGLGSPAAGWPYRDREGSLVGHVLRFQTAAGKTYRFASLNGDGSLTWTGRPKNIPLFRLAELLQDPSQGILVVEGEKTVIAAAEKFPAMAVTTSVGGSNGADKSDWSPVKDRDVWIWPDNDDAGRRYSADVARACRISGAKSIKIVNVPSTYPEGWDLADELPDGVTVHGLQQLQQAATEALSANGPLPLRRPVEESAPFPIHALGPILGPAAEAIHDVTQTPPAVAAQSVLGAASLCVQSFADVTPIVGGQSPTTLFLVTIAASGEGKSSSDSIAMRPIRNWEIEHERMGRLDDTRYQAMLAQWEADFNDALDGTGKGSKEQRAGSECDLEALRAKPVPPVKPYLLCSEPTIEGAFKLLTSNPGSAGLFSDEGGSFLGGFAMNKDNRTKTAAHLSGLWSSGSFMRTRAGEPLQTVRGVRFALHLMLQPSIADMLLGDPLLKSQGLMARMLISAPPSVAGTRMYRAPKAASPGAIETYERAMKELLSRIDLPAIGEPARLQFKNLTMSPQAKEIAIKFHDANEAQRAPGGAFDDILEFSARCTENAARIAAIIELVGNPDAMEVSGQSMQRSVELMEYYRAEALRLSGVMSVHPDIVLAERVRSAIENLGGTASLRDIYTHGHNRIRAKDLVVRGLSVLKDHGQVIELPGGGHWQIVK; encoded by the coding sequence TTGAATAGTCGTATTGACGCGTTGGACGGTACTAGCCCCACCGCGTTGCTGCTTGGTCCCCCCTCATCACCCACCGTCGAACTTCTTTCGGCTCTTGATGAGGCACAACTGGCAGCTTTTGAACACCGGGGGCTGGGCAGCCCTGCCGCCGGTTGGCCTTACCGGGATAGGGAGGGGTCACTGGTTGGCCATGTCCTTCGTTTCCAGACGGCGGCAGGCAAGACATATCGATTTGCGTCTCTGAATGGCGACGGCAGTCTGACATGGACCGGCAGACCGAAGAACATTCCCCTCTTCCGGTTGGCAGAACTCTTGCAGGACCCGTCACAAGGTATCTTGGTGGTAGAGGGAGAGAAGACGGTCATCGCCGCGGCGGAGAAGTTTCCGGCAATGGCAGTCACCACGTCGGTCGGGGGCTCAAATGGGGCGGACAAGTCTGACTGGTCACCCGTCAAGGACCGGGACGTGTGGATCTGGCCGGACAACGACGATGCTGGGAGGCGCTACTCGGCTGACGTTGCTCGCGCCTGCCGCATTAGCGGTGCAAAGTCCATCAAGATCGTCAATGTCCCTTCAACCTACCCTGAGGGATGGGATCTGGCCGATGAGTTGCCGGACGGTGTCACCGTTCACGGTTTGCAGCAGTTGCAGCAAGCAGCAACCGAGGCACTTTCGGCCAACGGCCCTTTGCCACTGCGGCGACCGGTCGAAGAAAGCGCGCCGTTCCCGATTCACGCTCTCGGCCCCATCTTGGGTCCGGCAGCGGAAGCGATTCATGACGTAACTCAAACCCCGCCTGCGGTCGCCGCTCAGTCGGTTTTGGGAGCGGCATCGCTGTGCGTCCAGAGCTTTGCCGACGTTACTCCGATTGTAGGTGGGCAGTCACCGACGACGTTGTTCTTGGTGACGATCGCTGCTTCAGGCGAGGGGAAATCATCAAGCGACAGTATTGCCATGCGTCCAATCCGCAATTGGGAGATTGAGCACGAACGTATGGGACGCTTGGACGACACCCGCTATCAGGCAATGCTCGCCCAGTGGGAGGCGGATTTTAATGACGCTCTGGATGGCACCGGAAAGGGCTCGAAGGAGCAACGGGCAGGCTCGGAATGTGACTTGGAAGCGCTTCGGGCAAAACCCGTCCCGCCCGTCAAGCCATACCTTCTCTGCTCGGAGCCGACAATTGAGGGAGCGTTCAAGCTACTGACATCCAATCCTGGTAGCGCGGGATTGTTCTCGGACGAAGGAGGGAGCTTTCTGGGCGGCTTCGCGATGAACAAAGACAACCGCACAAAGACAGCGGCTCATCTGTCCGGCCTGTGGAGCAGTGGATCGTTCATGCGCACAAGAGCTGGTGAGCCGTTGCAGACTGTACGGGGCGTTCGGTTCGCCCTTCACTTGATGTTGCAGCCAAGTATTGCCGACATGCTGCTAGGCGACCCTTTGTTGAAATCTCAGGGTCTAATGGCTCGCATGCTCATATCTGCACCACCTTCGGTCGCTGGGACGAGGATGTACCGTGCACCGAAAGCTGCAAGTCCGGGCGCAATCGAGACTTACGAGCGCGCCATGAAAGAACTGCTAAGCCGGATCGACCTGCCTGCGATCGGAGAACCTGCTCGGCTGCAATTCAAGAACCTAACCATGTCACCGCAGGCAAAGGAGATAGCGATCAAGTTCCACGATGCCAACGAGGCTCAACGTGCACCCGGCGGAGCATTTGATGACATCCTAGAGTTCAGTGCCCGCTGCACGGAGAATGCCGCCAGAATAGCAGCCATCATCGAACTGGTGGGGAACCCGGATGCGATGGAAGTATCTGGCCAGTCCATGCAGCGGAGTGTTGAGCTCATGGAGTATTACCGGGCTGAAGCATTGCGGCTGTCTGGCGTCATGTCCGTACACCCCGACATCGTCCTGGCGGAAAGGGTGCGCTCAGCAATAGAGAATCTGGGCGGTACAGCCAGCCTCCGGGATATCTACACTCACGGCCACAACCGGATCCGAGCCAAAGATCTCGTTGTCCGCGGGTTGAGTGTCCTAAAGGACCACGGCCAGGTCATTGAGCTTCCCGGCGGGGGGCATTGGCAGATCGTGAAGTAG